Within the Vibrio sp. DW001 genome, the region CGACACTAGGTAGTGACAACGAAATAGATCTCAATCTCACCCTAATAGCCGCAATCCAGAGTTACGAGCAACGCGATAAAGCTCGTATTATGAAATGGTTAACAAAATACAATTAGATCTGTTTTAGCTGCCTACTTAGCAACATTTCGGCAGAGTTGGGCTAATTTTATGACAACAATACTGCCATCTTACATAATTATGTTTAAAATTCAGGTGGTTGAGCAACATATCATTCATAAACTGTATTGTGGGACGGTGATATTGTTTCCCGATTAATTTGGTCAAGAATCCATTGTCTGAACTCGCTAATACTCTTACTTCGAACATTGTGCTCTGGTATTGACAAGTAGTTTTTCGAACACTGGCGCGAATTAAGACACATGTGATGTGTTAAGCAAGTGAATAAAAACGAAGTGATGGTAGAGCTCTATCAACAATTAAAACGTCAACAACACCGCATAACCAATGACTTAGCCGTCCCTTGACTTGTCTATAGGTATAGGGTTTAAAGTCATCTTTCACCATAAAGAGAGATTCCCATGTCGTTAACCAAATCAATTGTAAATCGATTCGAAAACAATAGGTTGTGGCTCAGACTTTCTTACTCACTTTCCCCAACAGAAAAAGGTGTGTTGCTTGCACTGGTTTCTACTGCGATGTTTGTGTCAGTTGGCGTTATCGTTAGGACACTAAGTGACCATATCGACCCATTTCAGATCCTATTTTTTCGTCAGATTGTATTTGTTATTCTATTGACCCCTGCAATAACATCAAACATTCAGGTACTTTTAAAGCCTAATAAAATCAGTTTTCATATACTGAGAGTATCCGGTGCTTTTATAGCGCTTTACTTTGGTTTTCTAACAGTGAGTAACCTTCCTTTTGCCGATGCAACTGCATTGGGCTTTATTCAGGTACTTTTTGTTGCTGCTATATCTCGATTGTTTCTGTCTGAAGAGGTAGGTTCTGCCCGCCGATTTACAATCATTGTCGGATTTATTGGGGTTATGTTAGTTGTTCGGCCAACCTTCGGTGGAGCATCGTCACTTTATGTATTATTTGGCGTGATTGCCTCTCTTGGCGCGGCAGTGGCCGTTATTTGTGTTCGAAAAGTCGCTCAAACAGAACCTCGAATAACCTTATTGGCTTATCAGGCCATATTCGTGGGTCTTATAGTATTTGTTCCAAGTATGCTTTCATGGCAATGGCCGACGTCAAATGAATGGATACTACTGATACTGGTCGGAGTGATATCTTCGATTGCTCAATGGATAGGTATCACTGCTTACAAGTGGGGTGAAGCAAATGTCGTCGCCAATGTCGAGTATGTTAAAATTATCTATTCTTTATTAATTGGTTATTGGCTGTTTTCCGAGATTCCGGACATTTATGCCTTAGCAGGGACTGCCATTATAATAGCCAGCGTGGTCATGCCTAATCTGGCAAAATTAAGACAGAAAAAAACAATATCTTAATGACCCTTAACGCCAACATTTAGGTAGGAAAAGATTCATGTTAACCGTCATGCAATTAGCGAAAAAATTCGAAATTTCTCGTACAGCTATCCTCTATTACGAACGTGAAGGATTGCTTGAAGCAGTATGTCGAACGGCAAGTGGCTATAGACAATATGGTCCGAAAGAGGTTGAGAGGCTCCAGTGCATTATGTCTTATCGTTCTTTTGGTGTTTCAGTACGGGATATTCTTCCGCTGCTTGATAACCAGAATACAAAAAATCGGGAACAAATATTACGTAACCAATTCACTTCGTTAGGTCAGGAAATCCAGAAGTTACGTCAACAACAAGCATCCGTTGTAGCAATTTTGAAAGACCCCTCGCTACTTAGCGATAAGCCGATGACAAAAGACCAATGGACCGACGTTTTAAGAGCGTCAGGCCTCGATGAAGAGGGGATGGTTAATTGGCATATACAATTTGAAAAAATAGAGCCAGAAGGACACCAAACGTTTCTTAAATCGTTAGGTATTGAAGCCAGTGAAATCCGTAAAATAAGAACATGGTCAAAAAAACAGAATGGGTAAACCATTTACAATTCTGCATATGCCGATGTAAAGATCGATGTAATGTAACTAAAATTGTTTGATCACTGTGAACATCTAAAGACTTTTCCCTACTGTTAAATGGAAGTTGAGGGAACATATAAAAACAGGGTTATATGTCCCCTCAGCAACGAGTAATAAGCCCACGGTCTCGCTTTCTTTCAGAATATATTTAGACCATAAATATCTTTTACATCGCTTAGCACTTCGTTGGCTTGTGCATTAGCAGCATCTGTCCCCGCGCGTAATATGTTAGCCAGTTCTTGCCTATCTGCTAAGAATGCCTCACGCCTCTGTCGAATAGGCAATAATAGTTCTTGGAGGCACTCTTCAAGAATTTTTTTCGTTGTACCATCACCAAGCCCACCCCGCTGATA harbors:
- a CDS encoding MerR family transcriptional regulator; translated protein: MLTVMQLAKKFEISRTAILYYEREGLLEAVCRTASGYRQYGPKEVERLQCIMSYRSFGVSVRDILPLLDNQNTKNREQILRNQFTSLGQEIQKLRQQQASVVAILKDPSLLSDKPMTKDQWTDVLRASGLDEEGMVNWHIQFEKIEPEGHQTFLKSLGIEASEIRKIRTWSKKQNG
- a CDS encoding DMT family transporter, producing the protein MFVSVGVIVRTLSDHIDPFQILFFRQIVFVILLTPAITSNIQVLLKPNKISFHILRVSGAFIALYFGFLTVSNLPFADATALGFIQVLFVAAISRLFLSEEVGSARRFTIIVGFIGVMLVVRPTFGGASSLYVLFGVIASLGAAVAVICVRKVAQTEPRITLLAYQAIFVGLIVFVPSMLSWQWPTSNEWILLILVGVISSIAQWIGITAYKWGEANVVANVEYVKIIYSLLIGYWLFSEIPDIYALAGTAIIIASVVMPNLAKLRQKKTIS